From the Actinomadura luzonensis genome, the window CGCGGACGTCGAGGCCGGGCCAGCCGCGCGGCGGGGCCGGGTCCTCGCGGTGCACGAAGGCCGCCTGGAACGACGGGTGCACGCCGGGCAGCCGGTGCCCGCCGAGCCCGGAGACCAGCGCGTCGAACGGGATCTCGTTGGCCAGCGCCCCCGCCACGGTCTCGCGTACGCGGGCGAGCAGGGCGGGGAAGCCGGTCAGGCCGCCGAGGTCCACGCGGAGCGGCACCAGGTTGATGAAGCAGCCGACGACCGGCTCCAGCTCGCGGCGGGCGCGGCCCGAGGTGACCGTCCCCACCACCAGGTCGGACCGGCCGGTGAGGCGGCGCAGCAGCACCAGATAGGCGGCCAGCAGCGCGGCGAACGCGGTCACCGGAGCGCCCCCGCCGCCCCCGGCCGGGGCGGCGCGCAGCCGGTCGACCAGGTCCCGCTCGACGCGCACGCTCGCCGTCGCGGCGGCCCGCCCTCCTGTCGCGCCGATCGCGGCGGTGGCGGGGAGGCGCGGGAACAGCGGTTCGAGGCCGGCCAGGCGGTCCCGCCAGTACGGCAGCCGCCCCGGCAGGCGCTCGGCCGCCCGGCGCACCGACCAGGCGGCGTAGTCCGCGTACTGCGGGACGACGGGCGGCAGGTCGGCGCCCCCGTACAGGGCGGCCAGGTCATCCGCGACCAGCGCCACGCCCGCCCCGTCGCAGGCGATGTGGTGACACACCAGGAACAGGCGGTGCTCCAGCGGCCCGAGCCGGTAGACGGTGAGCCGCAGCAGGGGCCCCCGCGCCAGGTCGAACCGCTCCCCCGCCGCGGTCAGGGCGAGGGCCAGCGCCTCGGGCTCGCGGGCGGGCTCCGGCAGGCAGGTCAGGTCCACCAGCTCAAGCGGCACCGGCTGCGCCGGGCGGACCACCTGGTGCGGCAGCCCGTCGGGGGCGGCGTAGCGGGTGCGCAGCGCCTCGTGCCTGGACACCAGCGCGCTCAGCGCCGCCGCGAGCCGCGGCAGGTCCAGCTCGCCGGTGACGGCCAGGCCCAGGGTGACGTTCGGCGGGGCGGCCTCCGGGGTGACCTGGCCGGCCAGCCAGACGCGGCGCTGCTCGTGGGAGCACTCCATCGGCTCGCCGGCGCGCGGCAGGACGGGGACGGCCGCGGCGGCGGCCTTGCGGGCCAGCAGCCGGGTCATGAGC encodes:
- a CDS encoding condensation domain-containing protein, whose amino-acid sequence is MTRQPADRPAAPSAAPSAAPSAALSADRRELMTRLLARKAAAAAVPVLPRAGEPMECSHEQRRVWLAGQVTPEAAPPNVTLGLAVTGELDLPRLAAALSALVSRHEALRTRYAAPDGLPHQVVRPAQPVPLELVDLTCLPEPAREPEALALALTAAGERFDLARGPLLRLTVYRLGPLEHRLFLVCHHIACDGAGVALVADDLAALYGGADLPPVVPQYADYAAWSVRRAAERLPGRLPYWRDRLAGLEPLFPRLPATAAIGATGGRAAATASVRVERDLVDRLRAAPAGGGGGAPVTAFAALLAAYLVLLRRLTGRSDLVVGTVTSGRARRELEPVVGCFINLVPLRVDLGGLTGFPALLARVRETVAGALANEIPFDALVSGLGGHRLPGVHPSFQAAFVHREDPAPPRGWPGLDVRVWEHEVDDGGFDLGLTATPRGTRYELALTGRLARFAPAELGALAARLAAVVADPSL